GGCTCCACGACCTCGGTCGCGGTTCCGGCCGGCGCCTGGTCCCGGTACTGCTCGACGATGGCGAGGAAGACGGGCAGGTTCTCCAGGAAGATGTCGATCAGCCGCGGATCGAAATGATGCCCGCGCTGGCTGCGGATGATGCCGAGGCCGGTCTCCACGGACATGGCCTTGCGGTAGGGACGATCGCTGAAGATGGCGTCGAAGGTATCGATCAGGCCGACGATGCGCCCCTGGATGGGGATCTCCTCGCCCGAGAGCGCGCGCGGATAGCCGTGGCCGTCCCAGCGCTCGTGATGGGTCAGCGCGACCAGCGCAGCCACGCGCATGACCGGCAGCTTCGAACCGGACAGGATCCGGTGCCCCAGTTCGGCGTGCGACTTCATGGCCGCGAACTCGCGGGGCGTGTACTTGCCGGGCTTGGAAAGGATGACGTCGGGAACGCCAACCTTGCCCAGGTCGTGCAGCGGCGCCGCCAGGCGCAGGAGTTCGGCTTCGTCGTCGGGAAGGCCGGCCAGCCGGGCCAGTTCGCCGCTCATGGCGCCGACCCGGTGCATGTGGTTGACGCTCTCGCTGGAACGGCCCTCGGCCACCTGGCCCAGCGTGTTGATCATCGCCTGCTCGCGCGATTCGGTGCGCTTGCGCGACTTCTTCAGGTGCCGGGCCAGTTCGTTCACCTGGTCGGCCAGTTGCCCGAATTCGTTGTCGTCGAGCACGGTCAACGACCTGCCGAACTCGCCGCGACCGAGGCGCTCGAGGCTCTCGCGGACTGTCGCCAGCGGCTGCAGCAGCCGCCCCGCCAGCCTGTGCGCCAGAAGGACGGACAGGCCCAGCGCCGCCACCGCCGCGACCAGGCGCTGCGACGGATCGACAAGCAGCACGACGGCCAGCGAAACCGCCACCGGCCCGGCGACCAGCGCGGTCAACGCGGCACGAAGTCCCGGGCGAGCGCGCCTCGGCTGCGCGTCCCGACTGGTTTCGCCCTGGCTGGGCTCGTCATGCATCAGTAATCCTCCCTCAATATCATTTCGGCGAAAAGGGCGGGCGGTTTACCGAAGAATGGCCACGAAACACAAAAGCCCGGCGCCACCGAAGCGCCGGGCCCATTCGACTGTTCCGGCCGAAAGGGGACTGTTCAGCTCGCCCCGCGCGAGGCCATCAGGTCCAGGTCCTCGCGCAGGCCCTGCAGGTCCTCCTCGTGCTCGATCTCCTGGGTCAGGATCCCGAGCGCCAGGTTGTACGTCACCATGTCCTTGTCCTTGGTGGCGTCCATCAGGTTCTTGTAGGTGGTGATGGCGCACTGCTCGCCG
The sequence above is drawn from the bacterium genome and encodes:
- a CDS encoding HD domain-containing protein, encoding MHDEPSQGETSRDAQPRRARPGLRAALTALVAGPVAVSLAVVLLVDPSQRLVAAVAALGLSVLLAHRLAGRLLQPLATVRESLERLGRGEFGRSLTVLDDNEFGQLADQVNELARHLKKSRKRTESREQAMINTLGQVAEGRSSESVNHMHRVGAMSGELARLAGLPDDEAELLRLAAPLHDLGKVGVPDVILSKPGKYTPREFAAMKSHAELGHRILSGSKLPVMRVAALVALTHHERWDGHGYPRALSGEEIPIQGRIVGLIDTFDAIFSDRPYRKAMSVETGLGIIRSQRGHHFDPRLIDIFLENLPVFLAIVEQYRDQAPAGTATEVVEPSLA